A genomic stretch from Vicinamibacterales bacterium includes:
- a CDS encoding tetratricopeptide repeat protein: MRLSARGFLLACLAIAAIAGWLLSHRTSRSPRVVTTPAPTGPIAPGVAESASPVTPAEYAKLCASDDVTGCERACAAGDAASCRSLGWHYDHATGRLPQDEVKAASYFNRACDGGDVQGCANLGVMYGEGRGVPKDDGRATSLYDRACNAGNAQSCTNLGVAYDFGRGVPKDEARAVALYRTGCDGGHAGGCANLGAMFESGVGGLTRNPSRAAPLYQRACEGGSAAGCTNLGRLYELGAGDLPRDPARAAELYRRGCLGGDVDACARSDSSHADRGAKH; this comes from the coding sequence ATGCGCTTGTCCGCGCGCGGCTTTCTTCTCGCTTGCCTGGCGATCGCGGCGATCGCCGGCTGGCTCCTCTCGCATCGAACGTCGCGGTCGCCCCGTGTCGTCACCACCCCCGCTCCGACTGGCCCGATCGCGCCCGGTGTCGCCGAGAGCGCGAGTCCGGTGACGCCGGCCGAGTACGCGAAGCTCTGTGCCTCGGATGACGTGACCGGCTGCGAACGGGCGTGCGCTGCGGGCGACGCCGCGAGCTGTCGAAGCCTCGGCTGGCACTACGATCACGCCACCGGCAGACTGCCCCAGGACGAGGTCAAGGCCGCGTCGTATTTCAACCGCGCCTGCGACGGCGGTGACGTGCAGGGCTGCGCCAATCTCGGAGTGATGTACGGGGAGGGCCGCGGCGTGCCGAAAGACGACGGGCGCGCGACGTCACTCTACGACCGCGCCTGCAACGCCGGCAACGCACAGTCGTGCACCAACCTGGGTGTGGCCTACGACTTCGGCCGCGGCGTCCCGAAAGACGAAGCACGCGCGGTGGCGCTGTACCGGACTGGCTGCGACGGCGGCCACGCGGGCGGTTGCGCGAATCTTGGCGCCATGTTCGAGTCTGGCGTTGGCGGGTTGACCAGGAATCCGTCGCGCGCCGCCCCGCTCTATCAGCGCGCCTGCGAGGGCGGCAGCGCCGCCGGATGCACGAACCTGGGCCGTCTCTACGAACTCGGAGCTGGCGACCTGCCGAGAGATCCCGCGCGCGCCGCAGAGCTGTATCGCCGGGGCTGCCTCGGCGGCGATGTCGACGCCTGTGCGCGCTCGGATTCCTCGCACGCCGATCGAGGAGCGAAGCACTGA
- a CDS encoding VOC family protein: MKPKNSICLWFNKDAHEAARFYTSTFPDSEVTAVHQAPADYPSGKKGDVLTVEFTVLGIPCLGLNGGAAFKPTEAFSFQIATDTQEETDRYWNAIVGNGGAESACGWCKDRWGLSWQITPRVLTDALAAGGEQARRAFEAMMTMKKIDVAEIEAARRA; this comes from the coding sequence ATGAAGCCCAAGAATTCAATTTGCCTCTGGTTCAACAAGGACGCACACGAGGCGGCGCGGTTCTATACCTCCACGTTTCCCGATAGCGAAGTGACCGCGGTCCATCAGGCGCCGGCCGACTATCCAAGCGGCAAGAAAGGGGACGTTCTGACCGTGGAGTTCACCGTGCTCGGGATTCCCTGCCTCGGCCTCAACGGCGGCGCGGCGTTCAAGCCCACGGAGGCTTTCTCGTTTCAGATTGCGACAGACACACAGGAAGAGACGGACCGCTACTGGAACGCGATCGTCGGCAATGGCGGCGCTGAAAGCGCCTGCGGCTGGTGCAAGGATCGCTGGGGACTGTCGTGGCAGATCACGCCGCGCGTGCTCACCGACGCGCTTGCGGCCGGCGGCGAACAGGCTCGGCGTGCCTTCGAGGCGATGATGACCATGAAGAAGATCGACGTCGCGGAAATCGAGGCGGCGCGCCGGGCGTAA
- a CDS encoding M20/M25/M40 family metallo-hydrolase, producing MPLRSFLIALLALLLQFPSTDGKRWWSHVEFLASDALEGREAGSPGFEKAAAYVESQFRDIGLKPGGIGGYRQPVRLESRTLAPDQTTLALVRDGREEPLTLREDASLTARGELNGTVDAPLVFVGYGLSIPDARWDDLDGLDLHGKIAVYANVAPPADMSDNVKSHVTSTGERWAVLRRAGAIGIATLPAVRPGGAGGAGRGGQAPPVIVLAENDLQDQAGQVVSMTLTRTGAAKLFAGTGHTLDEIDQLIADRKALPRFPLPGLLRAHATLQRTPIESANVIGIFEGSDPKLKEEYVVMSAHLDHLGVGRPVNGDSIYNGAMDDASGVASVIEIARLLRQSGAKPKRSVLFMTQTAEEKGELGSKYFAAHPTVPFLAIVADINLDMFLPLYPLKVIEVQGLAESTLGETVRAAARDQGVDVQTDREPEQNRFIRSDQYSFIKRGIPALAFKFGYEFGSPEEQTRRAWVRDVYHKPNDDLQQPVDADAAATFDRVIMGLLQRVSDDPSRPHWNADSFFRRFAAAPPR from the coding sequence ATGCCGCTCCGCAGCTTTCTTATCGCCCTGCTCGCTCTTCTGCTCCAGTTTCCGTCGACCGACGGCAAGCGCTGGTGGAGTCACGTCGAGTTTCTGGCGTCGGACGCGCTCGAAGGGCGCGAAGCCGGGTCGCCGGGATTCGAGAAGGCCGCCGCCTACGTCGAGTCGCAGTTCCGTGACATCGGGTTGAAGCCCGGCGGTATCGGCGGGTACCGTCAGCCGGTGCGCCTGGAGTCGCGGACCCTGGCGCCCGATCAAACAACGCTGGCTCTGGTCCGCGACGGTCGCGAGGAACCGCTGACGCTGCGCGAGGACGCGAGCCTCACCGCCCGCGGCGAACTCAACGGGACCGTCGACGCGCCGCTGGTCTTCGTCGGCTACGGACTGTCGATTCCGGACGCCAGGTGGGACGATCTCGACGGCCTCGATCTGCACGGCAAGATCGCGGTCTACGCGAACGTCGCGCCGCCGGCGGACATGTCCGACAACGTCAAGTCGCACGTCACCTCGACCGGCGAACGCTGGGCCGTCCTGCGCCGGGCCGGCGCCATCGGGATCGCGACGCTGCCGGCGGTCAGGCCCGGCGGAGCGGGCGGCGCGGGTCGCGGCGGGCAGGCCCCCCCGGTGATCGTACTCGCCGAGAACGACCTGCAGGACCAGGCCGGTCAAGTCGTGTCGATGACGCTGACGCGCACCGGCGCCGCCAAGCTGTTTGCCGGAACCGGGCACACGCTCGACGAGATCGACCAGCTGATCGCCGATCGCAAGGCGCTGCCGCGGTTCCCGCTCCCGGGCCTGCTGCGCGCGCACGCCACGCTCCAGCGTACGCCGATCGAATCGGCGAACGTCATCGGCATCTTCGAAGGATCAGATCCGAAGCTGAAGGAAGAGTACGTCGTGATGTCGGCGCACCTCGACCACCTCGGCGTCGGCCGGCCGGTCAACGGCGACAGCATCTATAACGGCGCAATGGACGACGCGTCCGGCGTGGCGTCGGTGATCGAGATCGCGCGGCTGCTGCGGCAGTCGGGAGCGAAGCCGAAGCGGTCGGTGCTGTTCATGACGCAGACGGCGGAAGAGAAGGGGGAGCTGGGGTCGAAATACTTCGCCGCGCACCCGACCGTGCCGTTCCTCGCGATCGTCGCGGACATCAACCTCGACATGTTCCTGCCGCTCTATCCATTGAAGGTGATCGAGGTGCAGGGGCTGGCCGAGTCGACGCTCGGCGAGACGGTCCGCGCCGCGGCCAGGGATCAGGGGGTCGACGTCCAGACCGATCGCGAGCCGGAGCAGAACCGGTTCATCCGGAGCGACCAGTACAGCTTCATCAAGCGCGGCATTCCGGCGCTCGCGTTCAAGTTCGGCTACGAGTTCGGATCACCCGAGGAGCAGACCCGCCGCGCCTGGGTGCGCGACGTGTACCACAAGCCGAACGACGACCTGCAGCAGCCGGTCGATGCCGACGCCGCGGCGACGTTCGATCGCGTGATCATGGGGTTGCTGCAGCGCGTCAGCGACGATCCGTCGCGTCCCCACTGGAACGCCGACAGCTTCTTCAGGCGATTCGCGGCTGCGCCCCCGCGCTAG
- a CDS encoding PadR family transcriptional regulator, producing the protein MARVPALLPGTLDLLILRALQKDALHGWAISERLQEISEDVLQINQGSLYPALHRLEHQGWLEAEWQVSELGRRAKYYRLTTSGRRQLTIEAREWERISHAIERVMKLA; encoded by the coding sequence ATGGCCCGAGTTCCAGCGCTGTTGCCCGGCACGCTCGACCTGCTCATCCTGCGCGCGCTGCAGAAGGACGCGCTGCATGGATGGGCGATCTCGGAGCGTCTGCAGGAAATTTCCGAAGACGTGCTGCAGATCAACCAGGGCTCGCTCTACCCGGCCCTTCACCGGCTCGAGCATCAGGGCTGGCTCGAAGCCGAGTGGCAGGTGTCCGAACTCGGCCGCAGGGCCAAGTATTACCGGCTCACCACGTCGGGCCGCCGTCAGCTCACCATCGAAGCGCGCGAATGGGAGCGGATCTCGCACGCGATTGAGCGCGTGATGAAGCTTGCGTAA
- a CDS encoding cold shock domain-containing protein, which translates to MAATQGTIKRLVSDKGFGFIMADSGQEYFFHQSACASFASLHEGQAVTFQTGQGPKGPRAENVREV; encoded by the coding sequence ATGGCAGCTACGCAAGGCACGATCAAGCGTCTCGTTTCGGACAAGGGCTTCGGATTCATCATGGCGGATTCGGGCCAGGAGTACTTCTTTCACCAGTCGGCGTGCGCGTCGTTCGCGTCGCTGCACGAAGGCCAGGCGGTGACGTTCCAGACGGGGCAGGGCCCGAAGGGTCCGCGCGCCGAGAACGTGCGAGAGGTCTAG
- a CDS encoding arabinofuranosidase catalytic domain-containing protein codes for MFRSLTAAVLTTMTVALALAQSRAVPPRPAGPCDIYAAAGAPCAAAHSTTRALYAAYDGPLYRVLRQSDGTALDIGVVQPGADGGGYANAAAQDAFCANTYCWITTIYDQSPKHNHLVQAPRGGFSGPALGGFNNLPVADMAPVSIMGHKAYGAFIAPGMGLRQNDVKGTAVDDQAEGQYWVINGRHYNSGCCFDYGNAEIDSRDDDNGTMETTYYGNATAWFHGGAPGPWVMTDQENNLVGCVNPGSPSKLCESLPNISSRFVTAMAKGEPHHWTSMGGDAQEGDLRVMFDGARVDHTYDPMRKQGAILLGNGGDNSVGSQGTFYEGAMTAAGTFPSNATDQLVQANVVAARYDVASLSVAPASAVAAPPGLQTFSPGSSQDTTVTFTNTMGAPAAGVELTIAVPPQWTSLSSPGNLPTATIAGPIAPGASVSATFRITAGPSPFNGDLVARGQWTNRTTGAKHADTAVEKIRNAPSIKINEFRVSDGSTANATNAFIELYNAGPRDADLSGWTLTEHQTQQPIFSTVTVPAGTRLAARGFYLLGLAGSGLTAPSRKGDTAISVRSTAGMNAGDTIAVDSGSGAETRKIVAVGTAAGAMTTIWQPLPDGPVITIPPGSTNVPVTSVAGFEVGQKIALGYGATYPAVARDIERYEVATVTAVGKPGTQAYLGVDAPAGATNISVTSLTGITVGDKIRLDVDSVGHGIDRVTVTRVGTQANRTALAADASAGATSVNVRNAANFVVGDKLTVGTPANHETVTIAAIGTATAAGASVAVTPALARAHLAREFVVAHGTGLDLAAPLTFAHAANLPFSARGTGITFTPATAFPHSSNEPAQPLGGGVTLDRALTLDHAIDAVVGDAAVTTAGYQGTPAPNQWFGGPALSPAAGSIVLRDAGGLVVDSLNYGLLVEPWASEGYHGTSGTGEGGCRVPTPGAGRGGGGGRFGAPAAPPVAEPHRSAGRYPDGGDTDSNCTDFLVQPATTLPVGSVSGATNVKVAAVAGFEPGQTIAIDSGSNREAAVIASVGTAGATSIDAATEAGATVIGVASAQGFAPGQTITIDNGAAQETAVVAAAAGGRGGARITLATPLKSAHPAGAHISGTGITLTAPLARAHDSGAQIASGAPTPGAPNKYVRPSAKR; via the coding sequence ATGTTTCGTTCACTGACGGCAGCCGTGTTGACGACGATGACGGTGGCGCTCGCGCTGGCGCAGAGCCGCGCAGTTCCCCCCAGGCCCGCGGGGCCGTGCGATATCTACGCCGCCGCAGGGGCGCCGTGCGCCGCCGCCCACAGCACGACGCGCGCGCTGTACGCCGCGTACGACGGTCCGCTCTATCGGGTGCTGCGCCAGTCCGACGGCACCGCGCTCGACATCGGCGTCGTCCAGCCTGGCGCTGACGGCGGCGGATACGCGAATGCCGCGGCACAGGACGCCTTCTGTGCCAATACCTACTGCTGGATCACCACGATCTACGACCAGTCGCCGAAGCACAACCATCTGGTGCAGGCGCCGCGCGGTGGCTTCAGCGGTCCGGCGCTGGGCGGGTTCAACAACCTGCCCGTCGCCGACATGGCGCCGGTCAGCATCATGGGCCACAAGGCCTACGGCGCGTTCATCGCGCCCGGCATGGGCCTCCGCCAGAACGACGTCAAGGGGACCGCGGTCGACGATCAGGCGGAGGGCCAGTACTGGGTGATCAACGGCCGCCACTACAACTCCGGCTGCTGCTTCGACTACGGCAACGCCGAGATCGACAGCCGCGACGACGACAACGGCACGATGGAGACGACCTATTACGGGAACGCCACCGCCTGGTTTCACGGCGGCGCGCCCGGCCCCTGGGTCATGACCGATCAGGAGAACAACCTCGTCGGATGCGTCAACCCGGGAAGCCCCTCCAAGCTCTGCGAGAGCCTGCCGAACATCTCGTCGCGCTTCGTCACCGCGATGGCGAAAGGGGAGCCGCACCACTGGACGTCGATGGGCGGGGATGCGCAGGAGGGGGATCTGCGGGTGATGTTCGACGGTGCGCGCGTCGATCACACGTATGACCCGATGCGCAAGCAGGGCGCGATCCTGCTTGGCAACGGCGGCGACAACAGCGTCGGATCGCAGGGGACATTCTACGAGGGGGCGATGACCGCTGCCGGCACCTTCCCTTCGAATGCGACCGATCAGCTCGTGCAGGCGAACGTCGTTGCCGCCAGGTACGACGTGGCGTCGCTGAGCGTGGCCCCGGCGTCGGCCGTCGCCGCGCCGCCCGGGCTGCAGACGTTCTCGCCGGGCTCGTCGCAGGACACCACCGTGACCTTCACCAATACGATGGGCGCTCCCGCGGCCGGCGTCGAGCTGACCATCGCGGTGCCGCCGCAATGGACGTCTCTCTCGTCGCCGGGCAACCTGCCGACGGCGACGATCGCCGGCCCCATCGCTCCAGGCGCGAGCGTCAGCGCGACATTCCGGATCACGGCCGGGCCATCCCCCTTCAACGGCGACCTGGTCGCGCGGGGGCAGTGGACGAACCGAACCACCGGCGCGAAGCACGCCGACACGGCGGTCGAGAAGATCCGCAACGCACCCTCGATCAAGATCAACGAGTTTCGCGTCAGTGACGGTTCGACGGCCAACGCCACGAACGCGTTCATCGAGCTGTACAACGCCGGCCCGCGCGACGCCGACCTCTCCGGCTGGACGCTGACCGAGCACCAGACGCAGCAGCCCATCTTCTCGACCGTCACCGTGCCGGCGGGGACACGCCTCGCCGCGCGCGGCTTCTACCTGCTCGGCCTGGCCGGCTCGGGCCTGACAGCGCCCAGCCGCAAGGGAGATACGGCGATCAGCGTGAGAAGCACGGCCGGCATGAACGCGGGAGACACGATCGCCGTCGATAGCGGCAGCGGAGCAGAAACCCGGAAGATCGTGGCCGTCGGCACGGCGGCCGGCGCCATGACGACGATCTGGCAGCCGCTGCCGGATGGACCGGTCATCACCATTCCCCCTGGTTCGACGAACGTGCCGGTCACGAGCGTGGCCGGTTTCGAGGTCGGACAGAAGATCGCCCTCGGCTACGGCGCGACCTATCCGGCGGTGGCCCGCGACATCGAGCGATACGAAGTCGCCACGGTCACCGCGGTGGGCAAGCCGGGTACGCAGGCCTACCTGGGTGTGGACGCGCCCGCCGGAGCCACCAACATCTCGGTGACCTCGCTCACAGGCATTACGGTCGGCGACAAGATCCGTCTCGACGTCGACAGCGTCGGCCACGGGATCGACAGGGTGACCGTGACGCGCGTTGGCACTCAGGCGAACCGGACAGCCCTGGCGGCCGACGCCAGCGCCGGCGCGACCTCGGTCAACGTCCGCAACGCGGCGAATTTCGTGGTCGGCGACAAGCTCACCGTCGGCACACCGGCAAACCACGAGACGGTGACGATTGCGGCGATCGGGACCGCGACTGCGGCCGGGGCGAGCGTGGCGGTCACACCGGCGCTCGCGCGGGCGCATCTTGCCCGCGAGTTCGTCGTCGCGCACGGAACCGGCTTGGATCTGGCCGCGCCGCTCACCTTCGCGCACGCGGCCAATCTTCCGTTCAGCGCTCGCGGCACGGGCATCACGTTCACGCCGGCCACGGCCTTTCCGCACTCGAGCAACGAGCCGGCGCAGCCGCTCGGCGGCGGCGTCACGCTCGATCGGGCGCTGACCCTGGATCACGCCATCGATGCCGTCGTGGGTGATGCGGCCGTGACCACCGCTGGCTATCAGGGCACGCCCGCGCCCAATCAGTGGTTCGGGGGGCCGGCGCTCTCGCCCGCCGCGGGCAGCATCGTGCTCCGCGACGCCGGCGGACTCGTCGTCGACAGCTTGAACTACGGGCTGCTCGTCGAGCCGTGGGCGTCTGAGGGCTATCACGGCACCTCGGGGACCGGCGAGGGCGGATGCCGCGTCCCTACGCCAGGGGCAGGCCGCGGGGGAGGCGGCGGACGGTTTGGCGCACCGGCCGCGCCGCCTGTTGCCGAACCGCACCGCAGCGCCGGGCGCTATCCGGACGGCGGCGATACCGATAGCAACTGCACCGATTTCCTGGTGCAGCCGGCCACGACTCTGCCGGTCGGGTCGGTGAGCGGCGCCACCAACGTCAAGGTCGCGGCCGTCGCTGGTTTCGAGCCAGGCCAGACGATCGCGATCGACAGCGGCTCGAACCGCGAGGCGGCGGTCATCGCGTCCGTGGGCACCGCTGGCGCGACTTCAATCGACGCCGCGACCGAGGCGGGCGCCACAGTGATCGGGGTTGCCAGCGCGCAGGGCTTTGCCCCCGGTCAGACGATCACGATCGACAACGGCGCGGCACAGGAAACGGCGGTGGTCGCCGCGGCGGCGGGAGGGCGCGGCGGCGCCAGGATCACGCTCGCGACGCCGCTCAAATCGGCGCATCCGGCCGGCGCGCACATCTCGGGCACTGGCATCACACTGACCGCGCCGCTCGCGCGCGCACACGACAGCGGGGCCCAGATCGCGAGCGGCGCTCCCACCCCCGGCGCGCCGAACAAATATGTGAGGCCGAGCGCGAAACGATAG
- a CDS encoding DEAD/DEAH box helicase, with translation MPAGVSVSAGVPAGFDALGLGERLVKAVTALGYEEPTPIQREAIPHLLAGRDLIGQAGTGTGKTAAFALPLIERLLGVASSAGRPPRGLILVPTRELAMQVAEAIHTYATGTPLSVVPLYGGAPMLQQIRLLARGADIVVATPGRALDHLRRGTLTLDALAAVVLDEADEMLDMGFADDLEAILAATPKARQTALFAATMAPRIASIAERHLRSPARVTIKGETRTAGAPPRVRQVAFIVPRAQKGQALGRILEFEDPASAIVFCRTRFEVDELTHTLKAHGYGAQALHGGMEQRQRDRVMQMFRQKQTDILVATDVAARGLDIDHVSHVINYDIPTAAEVYVHRIGRTGRIGRDGVAITLVDPRERRTLRQIEALTKQRIEMAPLPTADALRAKRLEITRTALKQRLVAAGDLAHTRALVASLAEDFDLLDIAAAAVAMLHGEREEAVAPQTTKANGPGRAVDDHDEAEGDAPGPMVLVRVGAGHRDGVRPGDLVGAITGEARITSRQIGKIQMNAGYSLVEVPQNLAGRVVTALRRTTIRGQSVEVRAQ, from the coding sequence ATGCCGGCAGGAGTTTCTGTCTCCGCAGGCGTTCCTGCCGGATTCGATGCCTTGGGCCTTGGCGAACGCCTGGTCAAGGCCGTCACCGCGCTCGGCTACGAAGAGCCGACGCCGATTCAACGGGAAGCAATTCCGCACCTGCTCGCAGGGCGGGATCTCATCGGGCAGGCAGGCACCGGCACCGGCAAGACCGCGGCCTTTGCCCTGCCGCTCATCGAGAGGCTTCTCGGCGTAGCGTCATCGGCCGGTCGCCCGCCGCGAGGATTGATCCTCGTGCCGACCCGCGAGCTGGCGATGCAGGTCGCCGAAGCGATTCACACGTACGCGACCGGCACGCCGCTGAGCGTCGTCCCGCTCTACGGTGGGGCGCCCATGCTGCAGCAGATCCGCTTGCTCGCGCGCGGCGCCGACATCGTGGTAGCCACCCCTGGACGCGCGCTCGACCACCTCCGCCGCGGCACCCTGACCCTCGACGCCCTGGCTGCTGTCGTCCTCGACGAAGCGGATGAGATGCTCGACATGGGCTTCGCCGACGATCTCGAGGCGATTCTCGCGGCGACCCCGAAGGCGCGTCAGACGGCGTTGTTCGCCGCGACGATGGCGCCGCGCATCGCGTCGATCGCCGAGCGTCACTTGCGGTCGCCCGCGCGCGTCACCATCAAGGGCGAGACGCGCACCGCCGGCGCGCCGCCGCGCGTGCGACAGGTCGCCTTCATCGTGCCGCGGGCCCAGAAAGGGCAGGCTCTCGGCCGCATCCTCGAGTTCGAGGATCCGGCGTCGGCCATCGTGTTCTGTCGGACCCGGTTCGAAGTCGACGAGCTCACCCACACGCTCAAGGCGCATGGCTACGGTGCGCAGGCGCTCCACGGCGGGATGGAACAGCGGCAGCGCGACCGCGTGATGCAGATGTTCCGGCAGAAACAAACCGACATCCTCGTCGCGACCGACGTCGCGGCCCGCGGGCTGGACATCGATCACGTCTCGCACGTCATCAACTACGACATCCCGACGGCCGCCGAAGTCTACGTGCACCGCATCGGCCGCACGGGCCGGATCGGCCGGGACGGCGTCGCGATCACCCTCGTCGATCCGCGCGAGCGCCGCACATTGCGGCAGATCGAGGCGCTGACGAAACAGCGGATCGAGATGGCGCCGTTGCCGACCGCCGACGCCCTGCGCGCGAAGCGGCTCGAGATCACGCGGACCGCTCTGAAGCAGCGTCTGGTCGCTGCCGGTGATCTCGCGCACACGCGCGCACTGGTTGCCTCACTCGCCGAGGACTTCGATCTGCTCGATATCGCGGCGGCCGCCGTCGCGATGCTGCACGGCGAGCGCGAAGAGGCTGTCGCGCCGCAGACGACGAAGGCGAACGGACCCGGCCGCGCTGTCGATGATCACGACGAGGCCGAAGGCGACGCGCCTGGTCCGATGGTGCTGGTGCGCGTCGGCGCCGGCCACCGGGACGGCGTGCGGCCCGGCGATCTCGTCGGGGCGATCACGGGTGAAGCCCGGATCACCTCGCGGCAGATTGGCAAGATCCAGATGAACGCCGGTTATTCGCTGGTCGAAGTCCCACAAAACCTGGCCGGCCGCGTCGTCACGGCGCTGCGACGCACGACGATCCGCGGGCAGAGCGTCGAGGTCAGGGCGCAGTAA
- a CDS encoding methyltransferase domain-containing protein, translated as MSYTIDERNPERQQILARMLEPHTREVLARLPPIPGLRCLDLGCGQGNTTRLLSAALGAAECIGVEYDPAMVDFASTQPNPAGVSFQHGDVTRLAFADASFDVVFCRYLLIHLTDPMAGVREMMRVVRPGGYAVAFEGDFVAEASDPESSALPLINRLWNGLFQSPRCGRRLVRYFRDAGASRIQAGAVVVFEHDSALVKRTYRLTAEAAGPLARDRGILSDSELVEMIDGLTRLEEDPASVLMKFPDMWVIAQQ; from the coding sequence ATGAGCTACACGATTGACGAACGCAACCCCGAACGGCAGCAGATCCTTGCCCGTATGCTCGAGCCGCACACCCGCGAAGTGCTCGCCCGATTGCCACCGATTCCTGGGCTGAGGTGCCTTGACCTGGGGTGCGGCCAGGGCAACACCACCAGGCTTCTGTCGGCGGCCCTCGGGGCGGCCGAGTGCATCGGCGTCGAATACGACCCCGCGATGGTCGATTTTGCGTCGACGCAGCCGAATCCCGCGGGCGTGAGCTTTCAGCACGGCGACGTCACGCGCCTGGCGTTCGCGGATGCGTCGTTCGACGTCGTGTTCTGCCGGTATCTGCTGATCCACCTGACCGATCCGATGGCCGGTGTGCGCGAGATGATGCGGGTGGTTCGACCGGGCGGCTATGCGGTGGCCTTCGAGGGCGATTTCGTGGCCGAGGCGAGCGATCCGGAGTCGAGCGCCCTGCCGCTGATCAACCGACTGTGGAACGGCCTGTTTCAGAGTCCCAGGTGCGGCCGCCGGCTCGTCCGCTATTTCCGCGATGCAGGCGCCTCGCGCATCCAAGCCGGCGCGGTGGTGGTTTTCGAACATGACTCCGCGCTGGTGAAGCGTACCTATCGCCTCACTGCCGAGGCGGCCGGTCCGCTCGCACGCGACAGGGGGATCCTGTCCGACAGCGAGCTCGTCGAGATGATCGATGGGCTGACCCGCCTCGAAGAGGATCCGGCCAGCGTGCTCATGAAGTTTCCGGATATGTGGGTGATCGCGCAGCAATAG
- a CDS encoding DUF1080 domain-containing protein: MNRRQFLRSTLPVAPLLVTREASLTAQSAPPPGADGWTPLFNGRNLDGWYSFLQRSGRGAAEKMGYVAVENGMLRIMGRDVPNENVESGYLSTLAEYENVRIRVEYKWGVKRFAPRLENKRDNGLLYYIVGEDRVWPRCIECQIQETDTGDVFFVSGTRGVQGTLPGFGGGGFPKLITGATGPTPPTTTRLLKDGDFEKLDDWNTVEVITQGARATHLVNGRIVNLLQNLEQTDAQNAGQFVPIVRGRIGIEIEFAEIWFRRIDVKPL; this comes from the coding sequence ATGAACCGCCGACAGTTCCTGCGGTCGACGTTGCCCGTCGCGCCGCTGCTGGTCACGCGCGAGGCATCGTTGACGGCGCAGAGCGCGCCTCCGCCGGGAGCGGACGGCTGGACCCCGCTCTTCAATGGCCGCAATCTCGACGGCTGGTACAGCTTCCTGCAGCGATCCGGGCGCGGCGCCGCCGAGAAAATGGGCTACGTCGCGGTCGAGAACGGGATGCTGCGCATCATGGGCCGGGATGTGCCGAACGAGAACGTCGAGAGCGGATATCTGTCGACGCTGGCCGAGTACGAGAACGTCCGCATCCGGGTCGAGTACAAGTGGGGCGTCAAGCGATTCGCGCCGCGGCTCGAGAACAAGCGCGACAACGGACTCCTCTACTACATCGTCGGTGAGGACCGGGTGTGGCCGCGGTGCATCGAGTGCCAGATCCAGGAAACGGACACCGGCGACGTCTTCTTCGTCAGCGGTACGCGCGGTGTCCAGGGGACGCTGCCGGGTTTCGGCGGCGGCGGATTCCCGAAGCTCATCACGGGCGCGACGGGCCCGACACCGCCGACAACCACCCGACTTCTCAAGGACGGCGACTTCGAGAAGCTCGACGACTGGAACACGGTCGAGGTGATCACACAGGGCGCCAGGGCCACCCATCTCGTCAACGGCCGCATCGTCAATCTGCTCCAGAATCTCGAACAGACGGACGCGCAGAACGCCGGGCAGTTCGTCCCGATCGTCCGCGGGCGGATCGGCATCGAGATCGAATTCGCCGAGATCTGGTTCAGGCGCATCGACGTCAAGCCGCTCTGA